From the Halomonas meridiana genome, one window contains:
- a CDS encoding Y-family DNA polymerase produces MIALVDCNNFYVSCERVFNPALEGRPVGVLSNNDGCVVARSNELKALGVEMGTAMHLLAPHIRRQAVLLSSNYALYGDMSQRVTEVLGEFSPHVEVYSIDESFVGFQGFDPDTLEARGKAMRDTVRQWTGIPVCVGFAPTRVLAKVANQAAKKHPAYKQHGVCKLIADSETTKALLKQLPVTELWGVARRTGERLRVMGIESAWDLREADPKRIRQRFSVVQERIVWELRGQSAIQLDDMSLPKQQIMVSRSFGRLTGNPHDLREALRQHAARAAEKLRKQHSVTSAVMVFVRTNPFRTDLPQYQQRVVVSLERPTDDSRDIIAAAVQGLRRLWRKGYAYHKAGLMLLDLSPKANRQLTLTETPQTNEEAKRSERLMATMDKLNRELGKGTVQLGLPRKGNAWSLRSERRTPRYTTQWNELLVVR; encoded by the coding sequence ATGATCGCCTTGGTCGACTGCAATAACTTCTATGTCTCTTGCGAACGGGTGTTTAACCCGGCCCTCGAAGGACGTCCGGTGGGAGTGCTGTCTAATAACGATGGATGCGTAGTAGCTCGCAGTAACGAACTCAAAGCCCTGGGTGTGGAGATGGGGACAGCCATGCACCTGCTTGCACCGCATATTCGTCGCCAAGCGGTGTTGCTCTCCAGTAATTATGCCCTGTATGGCGATATGTCCCAGCGGGTTACCGAGGTGCTAGGCGAGTTTTCACCCCATGTGGAGGTGTACTCCATTGATGAAAGCTTTGTCGGCTTTCAGGGCTTTGACCCCGATACGTTGGAAGCGCGGGGCAAAGCCATGCGCGATACCGTTCGGCAGTGGACGGGCATTCCAGTGTGCGTGGGGTTTGCACCTACCCGCGTATTGGCCAAAGTGGCGAACCAAGCGGCTAAAAAACATCCCGCCTACAAACAGCACGGGGTGTGTAAGCTGATCGCTGATAGTGAAACGACCAAGGCACTGCTTAAGCAGTTGCCGGTGACCGAGCTATGGGGAGTGGCACGCCGTACCGGTGAACGTTTAAGGGTGATGGGTATTGAGTCCGCATGGGATCTGCGCGAAGCAGACCCTAAGCGTATTAGACAGCGCTTTAGTGTGGTGCAGGAACGCATCGTATGGGAGCTACGCGGGCAATCTGCCATCCAGTTGGATGACATGAGCTTACCCAAACAACAGATCATGGTATCGCGCTCATTCGGTAGGCTAACTGGCAATCCCCATGATCTACGCGAAGCCTTAAGGCAGCACGCCGCCAGAGCAGCTGAGAAGCTTCGAAAACAGCACAGCGTGACCAGCGCAGTCATGGTGTTTGTACGTACCAATCCGTTTCGTACCGACCTACCACAATATCAACAGCGTGTGGTCGTCTCCCTTGAAAGGCCCACCGATGATAGCCGGGACATCATCGCAGCAGCGGTTCAAGGCTTGCGGCGTCTCTGGCGCAAAGGGTATGCCTATCATAAAGCAGGCCTGATGCTGCTCGACCTTTCACCCAAGGCTAACCGACAGCTCACCCTTACGGAAACCCCGCAAACCAATGAAGAGGCCAAGCGCAGCGAACGTCTGATGGCGACGATGGATAAACTCAACCGAGAACTGGGTAAGGGAACGGTACAACTGGGCTTGCCCCGTAAAGGCAATGCTTGGTCGCTGCGTAGTGAGCGGCGTACACCTCGATATACCACCCAGTGGAACGAGCTGTTGGTCGTTAGGTAG
- a CDS encoding phage integrase central domain-containing protein, protein MAIHKLSPRKVATAEPGKHEDGGGLRLVVSKGGAKKWVLRFTLKSKRREMGLGSFPDTGLAEARRKAENYRKLAKEGTDPIHARELETQQQSTPTFTNCAARYIQSHRRSWRNAKHARQWVSTLKTYARPVIGEMPVDEIDTHQILNILSPIWIAKTETAKRVQGRIENVLDFASAHKYRDEANPARWRGHLDKLLPKPSKVQKVTHHPAMPYEQVAAFMGAVQDYNSVSSKALQLLILTATRTSEVLNAEWHEIDLVNATWTIPAKRMKASREHRIPLSHQALALITTLPSVKGNSFVFPGMKPSRPLSNMSLLQFMRGLGYGPSGDKGNYVPHGFRSSFRDWTGEVTSYPRDVAEMALAHAIENKVEAAYRRGDLFEKRRAMMQEWADYITKKD, encoded by the coding sequence GTGGCAATACACAAGCTTAGCCCACGCAAAGTAGCTACTGCTGAACCGGGCAAACATGAAGATGGTGGCGGTTTACGCCTAGTGGTTTCTAAAGGTGGGGCTAAGAAATGGGTACTTAGATTTACTTTAAAAAGTAAACGCCGAGAAATGGGGCTTGGCAGCTTCCCGGACACAGGCTTAGCCGAGGCTCGTCGTAAAGCTGAAAACTATAGAAAGCTAGCCAAAGAAGGCACTGACCCAATTCACGCTCGCGAGCTGGAAACGCAGCAACAATCGACCCCTACGTTTACAAATTGCGCTGCACGGTATATTCAGTCTCACCGGCGTAGCTGGCGAAATGCTAAGCATGCTCGACAATGGGTTAGCACATTAAAGACTTACGCAAGGCCAGTCATTGGCGAAATGCCTGTTGATGAAATCGATACTCATCAAATACTCAATATACTTAGCCCCATATGGATAGCTAAGACTGAAACTGCTAAGCGTGTTCAAGGCCGAATTGAGAATGTGTTGGACTTTGCTTCAGCACACAAATATCGCGATGAAGCCAATCCAGCTCGTTGGCGTGGTCACCTTGATAAACTGTTGCCAAAACCATCAAAGGTTCAGAAAGTTACTCATCACCCTGCAATGCCCTACGAACAAGTTGCTGCATTCATGGGGGCTGTACAAGATTACAACAGCGTGTCATCAAAAGCGCTGCAGTTGCTGATCCTGACAGCAACACGAACGTCGGAAGTCCTCAATGCCGAGTGGCATGAGATTGATCTTGTTAACGCCACGTGGACGATTCCTGCTAAGCGCATGAAAGCTAGCCGCGAACATCGTATTCCCCTCTCCCACCAAGCTTTAGCGCTGATCACTACTCTTCCAAGTGTTAAAGGCAATTCATTTGTTTTTCCGGGCATGAAACCTAGTCGCCCTCTTTCCAACATGTCACTGCTGCAGTTTATGCGAGGCCTTGGTTACGGCCCAAGCGGTGACAAAGGCAACTATGTACCTCATGGCTTTCGTTCAAGTTTTCGCGACTGGACAGGTGAAGTGACCAGCTATCCACGCGATGTTGCTGAGATGGCGTTAGCGCATGCTATAGAAAACAAGGTAGAAGCCGCCTATCGGCGTGGTGATCTTTTTGAAAAACGCAGAGCTATGATGCAGGAGTGGGCTGATTATATAACGAAAAAAGACTGA
- a CDS encoding DUF6746 family protein, which produces MKRLFLVMVGGLMSSGLVLADSQDRLDHFEGAPSENLPQALENIQEGNQRLNQLLSAETLSDEQMGEIHMLTYTLENALQRIDQEVDAMAISLEEVHLGSETLDQERVSSNGAAYLEAAAPLTNQ; this is translated from the coding sequence ATGAAACGACTTTTCTTAGTGATGGTAGGTGGCTTGATGAGTAGCGGGCTGGTGCTGGCAGACAGCCAAGACCGCCTGGATCACTTTGAGGGCGCGCCCTCCGAGAACCTCCCCCAAGCCCTTGAGAATATTCAAGAAGGGAACCAACGTCTCAACCAACTCCTTAGCGCTGAGACGCTCTCGGACGAGCAAATGGGTGAGATCCACATGCTGACGTACACGCTTGAAAATGCACTGCAACGCATCGATCAAGAAGTCGACGCCATGGCAATCTCACTGGAAGAGGTGCACCTGGGCTCTGAAACGCTGGATCAAGAGCGCGTGAGCTCGAATGGCGCAGCTTACTTGGAAGCCGCTGCTCCACTAACCAACCAGTAA
- a CDS encoding GGDEF domain-containing protein: MSVDLQALYPKLIHLMLDTVFVVDAGHRILFVSDACESLLGYRADELVGTLITRYMHPEDLAATQDSIKRVMNGQPHLDFRNRYLHKSGSVVHVLWSARWSEEDQVRIGVARNVTALVQAEDDLRFLAHHDPLTKLTNRSLFYDRLASAISAAKRYRTRFALLFLDVNDFKRINDVHGHAAGDAVLCEIARRLKECVRETDTVARMGGDEFTVLLTDIHSKETAMEKAAQLLDALVTNEKSGTPSIGMPSCSVGVAIYPEDGKSADALLHYADVNMYRMKRQRGRSSSAMLKR, encoded by the coding sequence ATGTCCGTTGATTTGCAGGCGCTTTACCCCAAGCTGATTCACTTGATGCTCGATACTGTGTTCGTAGTCGATGCAGGGCATCGCATTCTATTCGTCAGCGATGCCTGCGAGTCGCTGCTGGGCTACCGCGCGGATGAACTGGTAGGCACACTGATTACTCGCTATATGCACCCAGAAGATTTGGCGGCCACCCAAGACTCCATCAAGCGGGTGATGAACGGGCAGCCCCATCTCGATTTTCGCAATCGCTACCTGCACAAAAGTGGAAGCGTGGTGCACGTGCTGTGGTCGGCGCGCTGGTCGGAGGAGGATCAAGTACGCATCGGGGTGGCTCGCAATGTGACCGCCCTGGTGCAAGCGGAAGACGATCTGCGGTTTCTTGCACACCACGACCCGTTGACCAAACTGACCAACCGGTCGCTGTTTTACGATCGTCTGGCGTCGGCGATAAGCGCTGCCAAGCGATATCGAACGCGTTTTGCGCTGCTCTTTTTGGATGTGAACGACTTCAAGCGCATCAACGATGTGCATGGTCATGCGGCAGGCGACGCCGTGCTATGTGAAATAGCGCGTCGTTTGAAAGAGTGCGTCCGGGAAACCGATACGGTGGCCCGTATGGGCGGCGATGAGTTCACGGTGCTGTTGACCGATATTCACTCTAAAGAGACCGCGATGGAAAAAGCGGCCCAGCTGCTCGATGCGTTAGTCACGAACGAAAAGAGCGGTACACCTAGTATCGGCATGCCGTCTTGCAGTGTAGGGGTGGCCATCTACCCTGAAGACGGCAAAAGTGCCGATGCGTTGCTTCACTATGCTGACGTCAACATGTATCGAATGAAGAGACAGCGCGGACGCTCGTCATCCGCCATGTTAAAACGGTAG
- a CDS encoding CLCA_X family protein — translation MSFHERTFFRNGPRHRADAASSFGAIRRQFDFRSIEIGRWVTNEERDRAAALFHDALCDLMLILQGTETLISLRGTLALQYGTGGRPGVSAHYDPSQRSFALAKNAGPGSIAHEWFHAFDHYIAPKCFQAAPRNAFASAAWLADATPIRHPLNQQLIACFRAILLQSDGQQPSPLFRHSAAMDKALGQLYYSKPEELCARAFEAFVQDAAITNHFLVKGTKTSPEAERGLYPQGEQRAQINGAFSDYFSALGAALGYGR, via the coding sequence GTGAGCTTTCACGAACGCACATTTTTTCGTAACGGTCCGCGACATCGCGCAGACGCTGCCAGCAGCTTTGGCGCAATTCGTCGCCAATTCGATTTCCGCTCCATCGAGATTGGCCGCTGGGTGACGAACGAAGAGCGCGACCGAGCCGCAGCGCTGTTTCACGACGCACTCTGTGACCTCATGCTGATCTTGCAGGGCACGGAAACGTTGATTTCGCTGAGAGGCACACTGGCACTACAGTACGGCACCGGAGGCCGCCCAGGGGTATCGGCACACTACGACCCCAGTCAGCGCAGCTTTGCACTCGCCAAGAACGCAGGACCGGGCAGCATTGCCCATGAGTGGTTTCACGCCTTCGACCACTACATTGCGCCTAAGTGCTTCCAGGCAGCCCCCCGCAACGCCTTTGCATCCGCCGCTTGGTTAGCCGATGCCACGCCCATTCGCCACCCTCTCAACCAACAATTGATCGCCTGCTTTCGGGCCATCTTGCTTCAATCGGACGGCCAGCAGCCTAGTCCGCTATTTCGCCACTCTGCCGCGATGGACAAGGCGCTGGGACAGCTTTACTACAGCAAACCCGAAGAACTTTGCGCCCGCGCTTTCGAAGCCTTCGTGCAGGACGCTGCCATCACAAATCACTTTTTGGTCAAAGGTACCAAAACTTCGCCTGAAGCCGAGCGCGGCCTGTACCCACAAGGCGAACAGCGTGCGCAGATCAACGGAGCGTTTAGCGACTACTTTTCAGCTCTTGGTGCAGCGCTAGGCTATGGGCGGTAG
- a CDS encoding type 1 glutamine amidotransferase domain-containing protein — protein sequence MSKRILVVLTSHDQLGDTGEKTGFWLEELAAPYYVFKDAGAEVTLASPKGGQPPLDPKSDAEDSQTDETRRFQQDEVAKAELANTHRLSDMSADDFDAVFYPGGHGPLWDLVDDKDSIKLIETFIAQGKPVASVCHAPIVLVNAKDSNGEPVVKGRQVTGFTNGEEEAVGLTNVVPHLVEDALQKCGGIYSKADLFTPYVREDGQLITGQNPPSSAPTAEALMAWFTR from the coding sequence ATGAGCAAGCGTATTCTAGTGGTATTGACCTCGCACGATCAGCTCGGCGATACAGGCGAAAAAACCGGCTTTTGGCTGGAAGAGCTGGCAGCGCCTTACTACGTATTCAAGGATGCGGGAGCAGAAGTGACGCTTGCCTCACCCAAAGGTGGACAGCCGCCGCTGGACCCCAAAAGCGATGCGGAAGATAGCCAAACCGACGAAACCCGTCGCTTCCAGCAAGATGAGGTGGCGAAAGCCGAATTGGCGAACACTCACCGCCTGAGCGACATGAGCGCTGATGATTTCGACGCCGTGTTCTATCCCGGTGGTCACGGCCCCTTGTGGGATTTGGTGGATGACAAAGACTCCATCAAACTGATCGAAACCTTCATCGCTCAGGGTAAGCCGGTGGCATCCGTCTGCCACGCGCCTATCGTGCTGGTGAATGCCAAGGACAGCAACGGAGAACCGGTGGTGAAAGGCCGTCAAGTCACCGGATTCACCAACGGTGAAGAAGAGGCGGTTGGCCTCACTAACGTGGTCCCACACTTGGTGGAAGATGCGTTGCAGAAGTGCGGCGGTATCTATAGCAAAGCCGATCTCTTCACTCCCTACGTACGTGAAGATGGCCAACTGATCACCGGCCAGAACCCGCCTTCCTCTGCACCCACGGCAGAAGCGCTGATGGCGTGGTTCACGCGCTAA
- a CDS encoding MipA/OmpV family protein has product MNLSTFSASASSTRLAPYLAAAFGVMLATPALANSWEGTVGAGAAYAPDYLGSDDYDVQPLPVLNLTYGDDVSINLRDGIAWHALRQGDWTVSPYIGYTFGRDNEGDISRFEKVDGGATLGLRVSYQQGMWRYSIAGSTAVTGDVEGANFTGEAALRLPMSERALFTLTPSVSYSNEKWTESFFGVSAQDSARSGIAPYSPDGGYWRAGVNASLSYALTREWTATGFVGTTVLTGNASDSPIVDELGSDWQGLGGVSLTYRF; this is encoded by the coding sequence ATGAATCTCTCAACGTTTTCTGCCTCTGCTTCATCCACGCGCCTGGCTCCTTACCTCGCAGCAGCCTTCGGGGTCATGCTGGCGACCCCTGCCCTGGCTAATAGCTGGGAAGGTACCGTGGGCGCCGGTGCGGCCTACGCCCCCGACTATCTGGGTAGCGATGATTACGACGTACAGCCGCTACCGGTACTGAACCTCACGTACGGTGACGATGTTTCCATCAACCTGCGCGACGGGATCGCTTGGCACGCTCTCCGCCAAGGTGACTGGACCGTGTCGCCATATATCGGTTACACCTTCGGGCGAGACAACGAAGGCGACATCAGCCGCTTCGAGAAAGTGGATGGCGGCGCGACCCTTGGCCTGCGTGTCAGCTACCAGCAGGGCATGTGGCGCTACAGCATCGCGGGCAGCACGGCGGTGACGGGAGATGTCGAAGGCGCTAACTTCACGGGTGAGGCGGCCTTGCGACTGCCCATGAGCGAGCGCGCGCTCTTCACGCTGACGCCCAGCGTGAGCTACTCCAACGAAAAGTGGACCGAATCGTTCTTTGGAGTTTCTGCCCAAGATAGCGCACGCAGCGGCATCGCTCCTTACTCACCGGATGGCGGCTACTGGCGAGCAGGTGTCAATGCTTCTCTGAGTTACGCGCTCACCCGGGAATGGACCGCCACGGGCTTCGTAGGCACGACCGTCCTCACCGGCAACGCGTCGGATAGCCCCATCGTGGATGAGCTGGGCAGTGACTGGCAGGGGTTGGGTGGCGTATCGCTGACCTATCGGTTTTAG